A region from the Sphingomonas flavescens genome encodes:
- a CDS encoding thiamine pyrophosphate-binding protein yields the protein MTARTGARTGGRILVDQLRINGCDRIFTVPGESFLAVLDALHDTPEIETIVCRQEGGVAYMADADGKMTGRPGVAFVTRGPGATNASAGVHVALQDSTPIILFIGDVARGDRDREGFQEIDFPAFFGPIAKWAARIEDARRIPEYVARAYRVATAGRPGPVVLALPEDMLRDEVDTLDRPAVPPVAEAPDPGAVQALFELLKEATNPIAIVGGADWSPRASHHFGNFAFRYGIPVAAAFRRQDAICNSCGVYAGQLGYGPNPKLQQRIRDADLIIAVGARLGESTTDGYTLITPDHPGQTLVHVHPDPNELGHVYHADLPICSDMGEFAEMVDEWIDPDLVRFSAGEEAHREWLEWSEPAARDGVKLDLGPCVAAMRERLPDNSIICNGAGNFSGWWHRYWRYGKMPTQLAPTSGTMGYGLPAAVAAAIRFRDRPVVCVAGDGDFLMNGQELATAAQYDADLLVILVDNGAYGTIRMHQEREYPERLSATELRNPNFAVLAQAFGGWAATVETTDAFTRALDEALGRKGIRLLHCKTDVEVISNQTTITKLREKAKA from the coding sequence ATGACCGCACGCACCGGCGCCAGAACGGGCGGACGCATCCTCGTCGATCAGCTTCGCATCAACGGCTGCGACCGCATCTTCACCGTGCCGGGTGAGAGCTTCCTCGCGGTCCTCGACGCGCTTCACGACACGCCGGAGATCGAGACGATCGTCTGCCGGCAGGAAGGGGGAGTCGCCTACATGGCCGATGCCGACGGCAAGATGACCGGCCGCCCAGGCGTCGCTTTCGTCACCCGCGGGCCCGGCGCGACTAATGCCAGCGCGGGCGTCCACGTCGCGTTGCAGGACTCGACCCCGATAATCCTGTTCATCGGCGATGTCGCGCGCGGCGACCGCGACCGCGAGGGCTTCCAGGAAATCGATTTTCCGGCCTTCTTTGGGCCGATCGCTAAATGGGCGGCGCGGATCGAGGACGCGCGGCGCATTCCTGAATATGTCGCCCGCGCGTACCGTGTTGCGACCGCCGGACGTCCGGGCCCGGTCGTGCTGGCGCTACCCGAGGATATGCTGCGCGATGAGGTCGACACACTGGATCGGCCAGCCGTCCCACCGGTTGCCGAAGCCCCCGATCCCGGCGCCGTGCAGGCCTTGTTTGAGCTACTCAAGGAAGCGACCAACCCAATAGCTATCGTCGGCGGTGCCGACTGGAGCCCCCGCGCGTCGCATCATTTCGGCAATTTCGCCTTCCGCTACGGCATCCCGGTCGCCGCGGCCTTTCGCCGTCAGGACGCGATCTGCAACAGCTGCGGTGTCTACGCGGGCCAGCTCGGCTACGGCCCCAACCCCAAGCTGCAGCAGCGCATTCGTGACGCCGACCTGATCATCGCCGTCGGCGCGCGCCTCGGGGAATCCACCACCGACGGCTACACCCTGATCACCCCCGACCACCCCGGCCAGACGCTGGTCCACGTTCACCCCGACCCCAACGAGCTCGGCCACGTCTATCATGCGGACCTGCCGATCTGCTCGGACATGGGCGAGTTCGCCGAGATGGTCGACGAGTGGATCGACCCCGACCTCGTTCGCTTCTCCGCGGGTGAGGAAGCCCATCGCGAATGGCTCGAATGGTCGGAGCCTGCGGCGCGCGACGGCGTGAAGCTCGACCTCGGCCCCTGCGTCGCCGCGATGCGCGAGCGGCTCCCCGACAATAGCATCATCTGTAACGGCGCCGGCAATTTCTCCGGCTGGTGGCACCGCTACTGGCGCTACGGAAAGATGCCGACCCAGCTGGCGCCGACCAGCGGCACCATGGGTTACGGCCTCCCCGCCGCCGTCGCCGCCGCGATCCGCTTCCGCGACCGGCCGGTCGTCTGCGTCGCCGGCGACGGCGACTTCCTGATGAACGGCCAAGAGCTGGCGACGGCCGCGCAATATGACGCCGACCTGCTCGTCATCCTCGTCGACAACGGCGCCTACGGCACCATCCGCATGCACCAGGAACGCGAATATCCCGAGCGGCTGTCGGCGACCGAACTGCGCAATCCCAATTTCGCGGTGCTGGCCCAAGCGTTTGGCGGATGGGCGGCCACCGTCGAGACCACGGACGCCTTCACACGCGCGCTCGACGAAGCGCTCGGCCGCAAAGGCATCCGCCTGTTACACTGCAAAACCGACGTCGAAGTGATCAGCAACCAGACGACGATCACCAAGCTGCGGGAAAAAGCGAAGGCCTGA
- a CDS encoding TonB family protein: protein MASYRGTADRGERAGALAAVAAVHVALAFIILTGLSVPIFRHAAERITTIVIESAPPAVQPPPKPIPKRESAKRPEGAASKRADPTPVVAPEAKLPVPTPIPAAKVAGTGAQSNSGAAASGTGSGAGGQGLGAGGGGDTSGYTPARRISKIPDSEYRALSRTGIRSGSVGVTIKVDTDGTVSNCRVARSSGDPSIDGLMCRLTLQYVRFDPARDNLGRPVAQDITFFPNWYRP from the coding sequence GTGGCCAGTTATCGGGGAACAGCAGATCGCGGGGAACGGGCCGGCGCTCTCGCCGCAGTTGCTGCGGTCCACGTCGCGCTAGCCTTTATCATCCTGACCGGGCTCAGCGTCCCGATCTTCCGACATGCGGCTGAACGAATCACGACGATCGTTATCGAGTCGGCGCCTCCAGCTGTCCAGCCACCGCCCAAACCCATCCCGAAGCGCGAGTCCGCGAAGCGGCCAGAAGGGGCAGCGTCCAAACGCGCCGATCCCACACCTGTTGTTGCACCGGAAGCGAAGCTGCCGGTGCCGACCCCCATACCTGCGGCCAAAGTTGCGGGCACGGGCGCGCAGTCCAATTCGGGCGCCGCGGCGTCAGGCACTGGCTCCGGTGCGGGGGGCCAGGGATTGGGCGCCGGCGGCGGCGGCGATACGAGCGGCTACACGCCCGCCCGGCGCATCTCGAAAATACCCGATAGCGAGTATCGCGCTCTCTCTCGCACCGGCATCCGGAGCGGCAGCGTAGGCGTAACGATCAAGGTCGACACCGATGGCACCGTCAGCAATTGCCGCGTCGCCCGTTCCAGCGGCGATCCATCGATCGACGGCCTTATGTGCCGCCTCACCCTGCAATATGTGCGGTTCGATCCCGCGCGCGACAATCTCGGGCGTCCCGTCGCTCAGGACATCACCTTCTTTCCGAACTGGTACCGGCCCTAG
- a CDS encoding class I SAM-dependent methyltransferase yields MVAVDVRFSGAIPENYERYMVPLLFQPYADELAKRAAALQPKRILETAAGTGVVTQALSSALPNAEITATDLNQAMLDVAAKRALPNVTFRQADALELPFADASFDLVVCQFGAMFFPDKVAGGAEARRVLRDGGTYLLAIWDAIECNPMTDLTQQIMVETFPDNPPMFMARGPFGYHDPEWIERDLRAAGFDGIEIETIVFESRSNSAEEAARGLCYGSPMRLELEEYGADALDEVFAKLVKAAQKFEGPDGFDAPMSAHIVTATK; encoded by the coding sequence ATGGTCGCAGTCGACGTGCGCTTCTCCGGCGCGATACCGGAAAACTACGAGCGCTACATGGTGCCGCTGCTGTTCCAGCCTTACGCCGACGAGCTGGCGAAACGCGCGGCCGCGCTGCAACCCAAGCGCATCCTCGAGACGGCAGCCGGCACCGGCGTGGTTACGCAAGCGCTGTCGTCCGCGCTGCCGAATGCTGAGATCACTGCCACCGATCTGAACCAGGCGATGCTCGATGTTGCCGCGAAACGCGCGCTGCCGAACGTCACCTTCCGCCAGGCGGATGCGCTCGAACTACCCTTTGCGGACGCCAGCTTCGACCTCGTCGTCTGCCAGTTCGGCGCGATGTTCTTTCCCGACAAGGTTGCGGGAGGCGCCGAGGCCCGCCGCGTCCTCCGCGACGGCGGCACCTACCTTCTCGCCATCTGGGACGCGATCGAGTGCAACCCGATGACCGACCTTACCCAGCAGATCATGGTCGAGACGTTCCCCGACAATCCGCCGATGTTCATGGCGCGCGGCCCGTTCGGCTATCACGATCCCGAGTGGATCGAGCGCGATCTTCGGGCAGCGGGCTTCGATGGTATCGAGATCGAGACGATTGTGTTCGAAAGCCGCAGCAACTCCGCCGAGGAAGCGGCGCGCGGCCTCTGTTACGGTTCGCCGATGCGCCTCGAACTTGAAGAATATGGCGCCGATGCACTCGACGAAGTGTTCGCCAAGCTCGTGAAAGCGGCACAGAAATTCGAAGGCCCGGACGGCTTCGACGCGCCGATGTCGGCGCACATCGTGACCGCGACTAAATAA
- the accB gene encoding acetyl-CoA carboxylase biotin carboxyl carrier protein, with protein sequence MAQAKDPGAAGEKKGDMRIDTKLVRELAELLSENSLTEIAVEDGDRRITVKREAPAMISAAAAAPMYTAAAAPALTAPPMHAKEDLGAPAAPAEDAGGNAVKSPMVGTAFLSPEPGAAPFVEVGKTVKAGDTLLIVEAMKVMNPITAPEAGTIKKVMISDGQPVEFDQPLVIIG encoded by the coding sequence ATGGCTCAAGCGAAAGATCCCGGCGCCGCTGGCGAGAAGAAAGGCGACATGCGCATCGATACGAAATTGGTGCGTGAGCTTGCCGAATTGCTGAGCGAGAATTCGCTGACCGAGATCGCCGTCGAGGACGGAGACCGCCGTATAACCGTGAAGCGCGAAGCGCCGGCCATGATCAGCGCCGCCGCTGCCGCGCCGATGTATACCGCGGCCGCCGCGCCCGCGCTGACCGCGCCGCCGATGCACGCCAAGGAAGACCTCGGCGCCCCCGCGGCACCGGCCGAGGATGCCGGCGGTAACGCCGTTAAATCCCCAATGGTGGGCACCGCTTTCCTTTCGCCCGAGCCCGGCGCCGCGCCGTTCGTCGAAGTCGGCAAAACCGTAAAGGCCGGCGACACATTGCTCATTGTCGAGGCGATGAAAGTCATGAACCCGATCACCGCGCCGGAAGCGGGCACGATCAAGAAGGTCATGATCAGCGACGGCCAGCCGGTCGAGTTCGATCAGCCGCTGGTGATCATCGGCTGA
- a CDS encoding NAD-dependent succinate-semialdehyde dehydrogenase, translated as MGYETELQNFIDGVWMGGDAGHTVVNPVDAQRIADVPFATKADLEQALAASERAWPEWRATDVEKRGAILHKAAKLLRERADHIGQTLTQEQGKPLAEAKAEVLGSAQLFDWYAEDAKRDYGRTLVRPAGQVSRVIRQPVGPTATFTPWNFPIYLLAKKVSAALAAGCTVISRPPEEAPGCTTELFRALADAGVPAGVAQLVHGEADVISRTLIASPVIRKVSFTGSTAVGKHLMKLCADSMTRVTMELGGHAPVMIFDDCDLEKTLDMVVPQKFRNAGQVCVSPTRFYVQRGIYDAFVKGFAERTAKVKVGNGLDADTRMGPLANSRRPEAIDKLVQDAKAKGARVLTGGERGESGFFFQPTLLADVPNEADIMNNEPFGPVAVSRAFDTFDEVIEQANRLPYGLAAFAFTENGRRANLIGELVESGMVGINTFALSTADAPFGGVKDSGFGSEGGKEGLESYQVVKAIHQA; from the coding sequence ATGGGATACGAAACCGAGCTTCAGAACTTCATCGACGGCGTTTGGATGGGCGGCGACGCCGGGCACACCGTGGTGAACCCGGTCGACGCGCAGCGGATCGCGGATGTGCCTTTCGCGACCAAGGCGGACCTCGAGCAGGCGCTGGCCGCCAGCGAGCGCGCCTGGCCCGAATGGCGCGCCACCGATGTCGAGAAGCGCGGCGCGATCCTGCATAAGGCCGCCAAGCTTTTGCGCGAACGCGCCGACCACATCGGCCAAACGCTGACCCAGGAACAGGGCAAGCCGCTCGCTGAGGCCAAGGCCGAAGTGCTCGGCTCCGCGCAATTGTTCGACTGGTATGCTGAGGACGCGAAGCGCGACTATGGTCGCACCCTCGTCCGTCCGGCCGGCCAGGTCAGCCGGGTGATCCGGCAGCCGGTCGGACCGACCGCGACCTTCACGCCGTGGAATTTCCCGATCTACCTGCTCGCCAAAAAGGTCAGCGCCGCACTCGCCGCCGGCTGCACGGTGATCTCGCGCCCGCCCGAGGAAGCACCCGGCTGCACAACCGAGCTATTCCGCGCGCTCGCCGATGCCGGCGTACCAGCGGGCGTTGCCCAGCTCGTTCACGGCGAAGCTGACGTCATCAGCCGCACGCTCATCGCCAGCCCGGTCATCCGCAAGGTCAGCTTCACCGGCTCGACCGCGGTCGGCAAGCATCTGATGAAGCTGTGCGCCGACAGCATGACGCGCGTGACGATGGAGCTCGGCGGCCACGCGCCGGTGATGATCTTCGACGATTGCGATCTCGAAAAGACGCTCGACATGGTCGTGCCGCAGAAGTTCCGGAACGCGGGCCAGGTCTGCGTCTCTCCCACCCGTTTCTACGTCCAGCGCGGCATCTACGATGCCTTCGTGAAGGGCTTTGCGGAGCGCACCGCGAAAGTGAAAGTCGGCAACGGCCTCGACGCCGATACGCGGATGGGCCCACTTGCCAACAGCCGCAGACCGGAAGCGATCGACAAGCTGGTGCAAGACGCCAAGGCGAAGGGGGCGCGCGTGCTCACCGGGGGCGAGCGCGGCGAAAGCGGCTTCTTCTTCCAGCCGACCCTCCTCGCGGATGTCCCCAATGAAGCCGACATCATGAACAATGAGCCGTTCGGCCCCGTCGCCGTCAGCCGCGCCTTCGACACGTTCGACGAAGTGATCGAGCAAGCCAATCGCCTGCCCTATGGGCTCGCTGCGTTCGCCTTCACCGAAAACGGCCGCCGCGCGAACCTCATCGGCGAGCTCGTCGAAAGCGGCATGGTGGGGATCAACACCTTCGCGCTTTCGACTGCCGACGCGCCGTTCGGCGGCGTGAAGGACTCCGGCTTCGGTAGCGAAGGCGGCAAGGAAGGCCTCGAAAGCTATCAGGTCGTGAAGGCGATCCACCAAGCATGA
- the thiS gene encoding sulfur carrier protein ThiS, producing MDLKESIGIQLNGEPRRVSAGTTIAGMLGELGLDPRKVAVERNREIVPRGTFDEVQVSEGDAYEIVHFVGGG from the coding sequence ATGGACCTCAAGGAAAGCATCGGCATCCAGCTGAACGGCGAGCCGCGCCGCGTTAGCGCGGGGACGACGATCGCCGGCATGCTCGGCGAGCTTGGGCTCGATCCGCGCAAGGTGGCGGTCGAGCGCAATCGCGAGATCGTCCCGCGCGGGACGTTCGATGAGGTCCAGGTTAGTGAGGGCGATGCGTATGAGATCGTCCATTTCGTCGGAGGCGGTTGA
- the arsC gene encoding arsenate reductase (glutaredoxin) (This arsenate reductase requires both glutathione and glutaredoxin to convert arsenate to arsenite, after which the efflux transporter formed by ArsA and ArsB can extrude the arsenite from the cell, providing resistance.): protein MKATIFHNPKCGTSRKTLEILRNEGCDVWIKEYLKTPPTREELVALYRRAGLTPRDGLRSKEPLAAELDLNRPDVTDGEILDAMVQHPILIERPLVETSNGVRLCRPQDKVREIL from the coding sequence ATGAAAGCGACGATTTTTCACAATCCCAAATGCGGAACTTCCCGCAAGACACTCGAAATCCTGCGCAACGAGGGATGCGATGTGTGGATTAAGGAATATCTGAAGACCCCGCCCACGCGCGAAGAACTGGTCGCATTGTACCGTCGGGCCGGGCTCACGCCGCGCGACGGACTCCGATCCAAGGAACCCTTGGCGGCCGAACTCGATCTCAACCGGCCCGACGTGACCGACGGCGAGATCCTCGACGCGATGGTGCAGCACCCGATCCTTATCGAGCGGCCTCTTGTCGAGACAAGCAACGGGGTCCGCCTGTGTCGCCCGCAGGACAAGGTCCGCGAGATCCTGTAG
- the accC gene encoding acetyl-CoA carboxylase biotin carboxylase subunit — MTIQKLLIANRGEIALRIHRACHEMGIKTVAVHSTADADAMHVRLADETVCIGPPAATDSYLNIPNIISAAEVVHADAIHPGYGFLSENAQFAEIVESHDIIWVGPKPEHIRTMGDKIEAKRTAAKLGLPLVPGSDGPITSVEQAKQLAAEIGYPVLIKAASGGGGRGMKVVPDEDQLESLMSQAASEARSAFGDDTVYMEKYLADPRHIEFQVFGDGNGHAIHLGERDCSLQRRHQKVLEEAPSPIITPEQRFAMGTTVANAMSAMGYRGAGTIEFLYEDGEFYFIEMNTRLQVEHPVTEMITGIDLVREQIRVACGEGLSCTQEQVNLHGHAIECRINAEDPETFAPSPGLVKNYVAPGGMHVRVDSGLYTGYKVPPYYDSMIGKLIVYGSNRDSCIRRLRRALEEFVVEGMKTTIPLHQKLVRDEEFLAGNYTIKWLEQWLERSHQAS; from the coding sequence ATGACCATCCAGAAGCTGCTGATCGCCAATCGCGGCGAGATCGCGCTCCGCATCCACCGCGCCTGCCACGAAATGGGCATCAAGACCGTCGCGGTGCACTCCACCGCCGACGCGGATGCAATGCACGTGCGCCTGGCCGATGAGACCGTCTGCATCGGCCCGCCCGCGGCGACCGACAGCTACCTCAACATCCCGAACATCATCTCGGCGGCCGAAGTCGTCCATGCAGATGCGATCCACCCCGGTTACGGCTTCCTCTCCGAAAACGCGCAGTTCGCCGAAATCGTCGAGAGCCACGACATCATCTGGGTGGGTCCCAAGCCCGAGCACATCCGGACGATGGGCGACAAGATCGAGGCCAAGCGCACCGCGGCCAAGCTCGGCCTTCCGCTCGTCCCCGGCTCGGACGGCCCGATCACCAGCGTCGAGCAGGCCAAGCAACTCGCCGCCGAAATCGGCTACCCGGTCCTGATCAAGGCCGCCTCGGGCGGCGGCGGGCGCGGCATGAAGGTCGTGCCCGACGAGGACCAACTCGAAAGCCTGATGAGCCAGGCGGCGTCCGAAGCCCGCTCCGCGTTCGGCGACGACACCGTCTACATGGAAAAGTATCTGGCCGACCCGCGCCACATCGAATTCCAGGTGTTCGGCGATGGCAACGGCCACGCGATCCACCTCGGCGAGCGCGACTGCTCGCTTCAGCGCCGCCACCAGAAGGTGCTCGAGGAAGCGCCCTCACCCATCATCACGCCCGAACAGCGCTTCGCCATGGGCACCACTGTCGCCAATGCCATGTCGGCGATGGGCTATCGCGGCGCCGGCACCATCGAATTCCTCTACGAGGACGGCGAGTTCTACTTCATCGAAATGAACACGCGGCTTCAGGTCGAGCACCCGGTGACCGAGATGATCACCGGCATCGACCTCGTCCGCGAACAGATCCGCGTTGCCTGCGGCGAGGGCCTGTCGTGCACGCAGGAGCAGGTCAATCTCCACGGCCACGCCATCGAATGCCGCATCAATGCCGAAGATCCCGAGACCTTCGCGCCGTCACCGGGCCTGGTGAAGAACTACGTCGCGCCGGGCGGCATGCACGTCCGCGTCGATAGCGGCCTCTACACAGGCTATAAGGTCCCGCCTTATTACGACAGCATGATCGGCAAGCTGATCGTCTACGGCTCCAACCGCGACAGCTGCATCCGCCGCCTGCGCCGCGCGCTGGAAGAGTTTGTTGTTGAAGGAATGAAGACCACCATCCCGCTGCACCAGAAGCTGGTCCGCGACGAGGAATTTTTGGCCGGGAATTACACCATCAAATGGCTGGAGCAGTGGCTCGAGCGTAGCCACCAAGCCAGCTAG
- a CDS encoding L,D-transpeptidase family protein, translated as MRIECTGRAPVHFFRKLTMAAAAFAVAVPTIAAAAPPLPAVAQTQGQGVADFYKARNGYPLWLAPTAGDAAQQLLSLLSTASLDGLYPDKYNVPALQQALAAARNPRAKKKDVDAAEQQMSAAFVAYVSDLMRDPNIGIIYVDPQLRPKPPSPLAALLTASAQPSLREYIRSMGWMHPYYAQLRQALANHQYADEHQRQLLSLNLERARALPAGKQRYIVVNAAQQRLYMFEDGKPVDSMVVVVGKPKYPTPLMTAYIRFASLNPYWFVPPDLAAERIAPNTVRRGTKYLDDLGYQVLSDWDENAQIIDPKTIDWKAVAAGKVEVRIRQLPGPHNSMGRMKFMFPNEAGIYLHDNPERELFTEASRLYSGGCVRLGDAARLGRWLFGRDLDWESAGTEERVPLQMPVPVYITYLTALPDGQPNSSIAYFDDVYGRDAARLAATGTAATTGAAATASR; from the coding sequence ATGCGTATCGAGTGCACCGGCCGCGCGCCGGTGCACTTTTTTCGAAAGTTGACGATGGCTGCCGCCGCGTTCGCGGTCGCGGTTCCTACGATTGCGGCGGCCGCGCCGCCGCTTCCGGCGGTCGCGCAGACTCAAGGCCAGGGCGTCGCCGACTTCTACAAGGCGCGGAACGGCTATCCACTCTGGCTGGCGCCGACGGCCGGGGACGCCGCGCAGCAACTGCTTAGCCTTCTGTCCACCGCCAGTCTCGATGGCCTATACCCCGACAAATACAACGTGCCGGCCCTGCAACAGGCGCTGGCCGCCGCCCGCAATCCGCGGGCGAAGAAGAAAGACGTCGACGCTGCCGAGCAGCAGATGTCTGCGGCGTTCGTCGCCTATGTCAGCGACCTGATGCGCGATCCCAACATCGGGATCATTTACGTCGATCCGCAATTGCGTCCGAAGCCGCCCTCACCGCTGGCCGCGCTGCTTACCGCCTCAGCCCAACCATCCCTGCGCGAATACATCCGCAGCATGGGCTGGATGCACCCCTATTATGCGCAGTTGCGACAGGCACTCGCCAACCATCAATATGCCGACGAACATCAGCGCCAGTTGCTGTCGCTGAACCTCGAACGAGCACGCGCGCTGCCGGCGGGCAAGCAACGGTACATCGTCGTCAATGCGGCCCAGCAACGCCTGTACATGTTCGAAGACGGCAAGCCGGTCGATTCGATGGTCGTGGTGGTCGGCAAGCCCAAATATCCGACGCCGCTGATGACCGCTTATATCCGTTTCGCGAGCCTTAATCCTTATTGGTTCGTGCCGCCCGACCTCGCGGCCGAGCGGATCGCACCAAACACCGTCAGGCGCGGCACGAAATACCTCGACGACCTCGGCTATCAGGTGTTGTCGGATTGGGACGAGAACGCCCAGATCATCGATCCCAAGACGATCGACTGGAAAGCCGTCGCGGCGGGCAAGGTCGAGGTACGGATCCGCCAGTTGCCGGGACCGCATAATTCCATGGGGCGGATGAAGTTCATGTTCCCCAACGAGGCGGGGATCTACCTGCACGACAATCCGGAGCGCGAACTCTTCACCGAGGCGTCGCGCCTTTATAGCGGCGGCTGCGTGCGCCTCGGCGATGCGGCGCGGCTGGGCCGCTGGCTGTTCGGACGCGACCTGGACTGGGAAAGCGCAGGAACGGAGGAGCGGGTGCCGCTGCAGATGCCGGTGCCAGTGTACATCACGTATCTGACCGCCTTGCCCGACGGTCAGCCGAACTCGTCAATCGCCTATTTCGATGACGTGTACGGACGCGATGCGGCGCGGCTGGCCGCAACCGGGACGGCAGCAACGACTGGGGCCGCGGCAACGGCGAGCCGCTAG
- a CDS encoding GCG_CRPN prefix-to-repeats domain-containing protein, with protein MKLAIALGVVSAAALTASTPAVARQGCGVGFHRAPNGRCVPNRGQRWVVGRYYPGRGYWYNNRWWRHRYRHQNEWRYR; from the coding sequence ATGAAATTGGCAATCGCACTTGGCGTAGTGTCCGCAGCGGCGCTGACCGCTTCGACGCCAGCCGTCGCCCGCCAGGGTTGCGGCGTCGGCTTCCATCGTGCGCCAAACGGCCGCTGTGTGCCGAACCGCGGCCAGCGTTGGGTCGTGGGCCGCTACTATCCGGGCCGAGGGTACTGGTACAACAACCGCTGGTGGCGCCACCGCTACCGGCACCAAAACGAATGGCGTTATCGCTAA
- a CDS encoding bifunctional sulfur carrier protein/thiazole synthase protein, producing the protein MNVANSVQSDTWSVAGRTFTSRLIVGTGKYKDFAQNAAAVEASGAEIVTVAVRRVNISDPNQPVLMDYIDPKKITYLPNTAGCFTADDAIRTLRLAREAGGWDLVKLEVLGEAKTLYPDMRETLKATEVLAKEGFAPMVYCSDDPIAAKQLEEAGAVAIMPLGAPIGSGLGLQNKVMIRLIVEGASVPVLVDAGVGTASDASVAMELGCDGVLMNTAIAEAKDPILMARAMKLAVESGRMAYQAGRMQKRRYADPSSPLAGLI; encoded by the coding sequence GTGAACGTCGCGAATTCAGTGCAGTCGGATACTTGGAGCGTTGCGGGACGGACCTTCACGTCACGGCTGATCGTCGGCACCGGCAAGTATAAGGATTTCGCGCAGAACGCGGCGGCTGTGGAAGCTTCGGGCGCCGAGATCGTCACGGTCGCCGTGCGGCGGGTGAACATTAGCGATCCGAACCAGCCGGTGCTGATGGATTATATCGACCCGAAGAAGATCACCTACCTGCCGAACACGGCGGGTTGCTTCACCGCGGACGATGCGATCCGCACACTGCGGCTCGCGCGCGAGGCGGGGGGCTGGGACCTCGTGAAGCTGGAGGTGCTGGGCGAGGCTAAGACGCTCTATCCCGACATGCGCGAAACGCTGAAGGCGACCGAGGTGCTGGCGAAGGAAGGCTTCGCGCCGATGGTCTATTGTTCGGACGATCCGATCGCGGCAAAGCAGTTGGAAGAAGCGGGCGCGGTGGCGATCATGCCGCTGGGCGCGCCGATCGGGTCGGGACTTGGCCTGCAAAACAAGGTCATGATCCGCCTAATCGTCGAGGGCGCGAGCGTGCCGGTGCTGGTCGACGCCGGCGTCGGCACGGCGAGCGATGCAAGCGTCGCGATGGAGCTGGGCTGCGACGGTGTGCTGATGAACACCGCCATTGCGGAGGCCAAGGATCCCATCCTGATGGCACGGGCAATGAAGCTGGCGGTCGAGAGCGGGCGGATGGCCTATCAGGCGGGCCGCATGCAGAAGCGGCGTTACGCGGACCCGAGCAGCCCGCTCGCGGGGCTTATTTAG